The following are encoded together in the Acanthochromis polyacanthus isolate Apoly-LR-REF ecotype Palm Island chromosome 14, KAUST_Apoly_ChrSc, whole genome shotgun sequence genome:
- the chpfa gene encoding chondroitin sulfate synthase 2, producing the protein MRFSLFISVLRSLGPVIIGVSLGFTLSLLSVHWTEEACYLDEGEDVTSGQDGLLKGARKPNSISTVNEVESEEDFEPRIVPYKQVQPSAPKKVFRAKYISTELGMRERLFVGVLTSKNTINTLGVAVNRTISHHLDTVIFFTGSRNRKVPHGMFVVSHGDERQIWNMFQTIKYILEHYINEYDWFYFVQDDAYTEADRVKALVEHLSMDRELYMGSPEEFIGGEMEGKYCYGGFGYLLSRSLLLRLQPFLENCRNDILSARPDEWLGRCIIDYTNKNCVSEYEGLKYHHYELGKNSDPSKEQSEQFKNALTVHPVSDPEQMYRLHRHFTEIELQKTYDEIAKLQAEIKNVSVVAFEGNRSAQWPVGINPPFEPKSRFEVLKWEYFTEEEIYSCIDGSPKCELRGIDRMDVADVIDTAIAELNKKYMPTLHLKKQQLINGYRRFDPIRGMEYTLDLQLEVVNQKGHSRSITKRVHLVRPLSRIEIIPMPYVTEATRVHIIIPLTLQDRNFVNHFLEVFASNAFETNENAILTFLFIYDPVEAQQVNQNDIFASVKAQINAYERKYSTVKIPWISVKTETPSQIKFMDIISKKHPVDTLFFLAKITTNMNSEFLNRCRMNSINNWQVFFPIHFQEFNPDVAYHNQPRPATVDLVKDAGHFDRRSFEESCFYNSDYMTTRTRMVADVQENEEILESLDIYDMFVKYSGLHVFRAVEPALHQQYHYQDCNPRLSEDIYHRCVQSNLEGIGSRSQLAMLLFEQEQGNST; encoded by the exons ATgagattttcactgtttatttctgtCCTGCGGTCGCTCGGCCCGGTGATTATCGGCGTTTCTCTGGGCTTCACGCTGAGTTTACTGAGCGTACACTGGACTGAAGAAGCGTGTTATCTAGACGAGGGTGAGGATGTGACTTCGGGTCAGGACGGACTCCTCAAAGGAGCCCGAAAACCAAACTCCATATCGACTGTCAACGAAGTGGAGTCGGAGGAGGATTTCGAGCCGAGGATAGTTCCATACAAACAAGTCCAACCGAGCGCCCCGAAGAAAGTTTtcag GGCTAAGTATATAAGCACGGAGCTGGGGATGCGAGAGCGTCTGTTCGTCGGGGTCCTGACATCCAAAAACACCATTAACACTCTAGGGGTCGCTGTCAATCGCACCATTAGTCATCACCTGGACACAGTGATCTTCTTCACCGGCTCGCGGAACCGCAAAGTCCCGCATGGCATGTTTGTGGTTTCGCACGGAGATGAGAGGCAGATATGGAACATGTTTCAGaccattaaatacattttagagCATTACATCAACGAATACGACTGGTTCTACTTCGTCCAAGACGACGCCTACACGGAAGCCGACAGGGTCAAAGCCCTGGTGGAACATCTGAGCATGGATCGGGAACTTTACATGGGCAGTCCTGAGGAGTTCATCGGCGGGGAGATGGAAGGGAAGTACTGCTACGGTGGGTTTGGGTATCTTCTGTCGCGAAGTTTGCTTCTGCGACTCCAGCCTTTCCTGGAAAACTGCAGGAATGACATCCTGAGCGCCAGGCCTGACGAGTGGCTCGGAAGATGCATCATAGATTACACCAACAAGAACTGTGTCAGTGAGTATGAG GGACTTAAGTACCACCATTATGAGTTGGGAAAAAATTCTGATCCAAGTAAAGAGCAGAGTGAACAGTTTAAGAATGCTCTGACCGTCCATCCAGTGTCTGACCCTGAACAGATGTACCGGCTGCACAGACACTTCACAGAGATTGAACTCCAGAAGACTTACGATGAGATTGCTAAGCTGCAG GCAGAGATAaagaatgtgagtgtggttgcTTTTGAAGGCAACCGAAGCGCCCAGTGGCCAGTGGGGATCAATCCACCGTTTGAGCCGAAGTCTCGGTTTGAGGTTCTGAAGTGGGAATACTTTACAGAGGAGGAGATTTATTCGTGCATCGATGGCTCTCCCAAGTGTGAGCTGCGAGGCATTGACCGCATGGACGTAGCTGATGTCATTGACACAGCCATAGCGGAGCTGAACAAGAAGTACATGCCCACCTTACACctgaagaagcagcagctgatTAATGGCTACAGGCGCTTCGACCCCATCAGGGGCATGGAGTATACCTTAGACCTTCAGCTGGAAGTTGTTAATCAGAAAGGTCACAGCCGTTCCATCACTAAGAGGGTTCACCTTGTGCGACCTTTGAGCCGCATAGAGATCATTCCCATGCCCTACGTCACCGAAGCTACAAGGGTTCACATCATTATACCTCTTACGCTGCAAGACCGGAACTTTGTCAATCACTTCCTGGAAGTCTTTGCCTCAAACGCCTTTGAGACCAACGAAAACGCTATCTTAACGTTCTTGTTCATTTATGATCCAGTGGAGGCGCAGCAAGTTAACCAGAATGATATATTTGCCAGTGTGAAGGCTCAGATAAATGCGTATGAACGGAAATACTCTACAGTAAAAATCCCGTGGATAAGTGTGAAGACGGAAACTCCATCCCAGATCAAATTCATGGACATCATCTCAAAGAAACACCCAGTCGACACCCTGTTCTTCTTGgctaaaatcaccacaaacatgAATTCAGAGTTCCTGAACCGCTGTCGCATGAATTCCATAAACAACTGGCAGGTTTTCTTCCCCATCCACTTCCAGGAGTTCAACCCCGATGTGGCCTATCACAACCAGCCACGTCCAGCCACAGTGGATCTGGTCAAGGACGCTGGCCACTTTGACCGCAGGTCATTTGAGGAATCCTGCTTTTACAACTCGGACTACATGACGACACGCACTCGAATGGTGGCGGACGTCCAGGAGAACGAGGAGATTCTAGAGAGCCTGGATATCTATGACATGTTCGTAAAGTATTCAGGTCTGCATGTATTCAGAGCAGTAGAGCCAGCATTACATCAGCAATACCACTACCAAGACTGCAACCCAAGACTCAGCGAGGACATCTATCATAGATGTGTTCAGAGCAACTTGGAAGGCATTGGTTCACGCTCCCAGCTCGCCATGCTGCTGTTTGAGCAAGAACAAGGAAACAGCACTTGA
- the LOC110966443 gene encoding pyridoxal kinase-like, whose amino-acid sequence MECRVLSIQSHVVRGYVGNKSATFPLQVLGFEVDSINSVQFSNHTGYAHWKGQVLTAEELNVLYEGIKLNKVTRYDYILTGYSRDTSFLEMVVDIIQELKTVNPSLVYVCDPVMGDHGAMYVPENLLPVYKDKVVPLADILTPNQFEAELLTGRKINTEEDAIEVMDLLHKMGPETVVLTSTDLPSKHGDQFLVALGSQKTKKPDGTNTNQKICMDIPKVDAIFVGTGDLFAAMLLAWTHHHPEDLKTACEKTVSVMHHVIRRTITYANEVAGPGNRPSPAQLELRMVQSKADIENPAIVVQAKVLQKSS is encoded by the exons ATGGAGTGTCGTGTGTTGTCCATTCAGAGTCATGTTGTCAGGGGGTACGTTGGAAACAAGTCGGCAACATTCCCGCTGCAG GTGCTGGGCTTTGAAGTGGACTCCATCAACTCTGTGCAGTTCTCCAATCACACAG GCTATGCCCACTGGAAAGGACAAGTCCTGACAGCAGAGGAGCTGAATGTGCTGTATGAAGGTATCAAGCTCAATAAGGTGACCCGCTATGACTACATCCTCACAG GGTACAGCAGGGACACATCTTTCCTAGAGATGGTGGTTGATATTATTCAGGAGCTGAAGACGGTCAACCCCAGCTTGGTGTATG TTTGTGATCCTGTCATGGGAGACCATGGTGCTATG taTGTTCCAGAGAACCTGCTGCCTGTCTACAAGGACAAAGTAGTGCCTTTGGCCGACATCCTCACGCCTAACCAATTTGAAGCAGA GCTGTTAACTGGaaggaaaataaacacagaggAAGATGCTATTGAG GTGATGGACTTGCTTCATAAAATGGGTCCAGAGACTGTGGTCCTCACTAGTACAGACCTACCTTCCAAACATGGGGACCAGTTCCTGGTGGCTCTTGGGAGTCAAAAAACAA AAAAACCAGATGGGACCAACACCAATCAGAAAATCTGCATGGACATCCCCAAAGTCGATGCTATATTTGTGGGAACAGGAGACCTTTTTGCTGCTATGTTGCTAGCCTGGACTCACCATCACCCCGAGGACCTGAAG ACTGCCTGTGAAAAGACTGTCTCAGTCATGCACCATGTCATTAGGAGGACCATTACTTATGCCAACG AGGTGGCTGGCCCTGGGAATAGGCCCAGTCCTGCACAACTGGAGCTGAGGATGGTTCAGAGCAAAGCCGACATTGAGAATCCTGCCATCGTAGTGCAGGCGAAGGTTTTACAGAAGTCTTCATAA